The proteins below are encoded in one region of Metabacillus dongyingensis:
- a CDS encoding DUF1850 domain-containing protein — MKKKLIYVFMLFITILFILFIPFKNTVAFHYEDTSKLLAYLSVKDMDTFQIKYTHSIHLTDVIETYELSNKQIKQIELSYDTFAVGMPSGPEGDEIFERKGGQYIMSNMNRTFPFIDLSTGQVVANHRVVSKGQEYELKKYIKPGTWVRISYETMNLFQLMRGVKMNER; from the coding sequence ATGAAAAAAAAGCTAATATACGTTTTCATGCTTTTCATCACTATTCTTTTCATCCTTTTTATCCCGTTTAAGAATACCGTAGCTTTTCATTACGAAGACACCAGCAAATTATTGGCTTACCTATCTGTTAAAGATATGGACACTTTTCAAATAAAGTACACACATTCCATTCATCTGACAGATGTCATTGAAACGTATGAATTATCGAATAAGCAAATCAAACAAATAGAGCTTTCATATGACACGTTTGCAGTAGGCATGCCTTCAGGACCTGAGGGAGATGAGATTTTTGAGAGAAAGGGTGGCCAATATATCATGTCAAATATGAACCGGACATTCCCGTTTATTGATCTCAGCACTGGACAGGTAGTAGCCAATCATAGAGTGGTTTCTAAAGGTCAAGAATATGAATTGAAAAAGTATATAAAACCTGGTACCTGGGTCAGAATCAGCTATGAAACTATGAATCTTTTTCAGCTTATGAGAGGAGTGAAAATGAATGAAAGATGA
- a CDS encoding aminoglycoside adenylyltransferase domain-containing protein, translated as MAEFTILNLCRIICSLETKEIVSKIEAAERLLLKLPEKWHRIMKEES; from the coding sequence ATGGCTGAATTTACAATTCTGAATCTATGCAGAATCATCTGTTCTTTAGAAACAAAGGAAATCGTTTCAAAAATAGAAGCTGCTGAACGACTTCTCCTTAAACTCCCAGAAAAGTGGCACCGAATAATGAAAGAAGAATCATAA
- a CDS encoding ArsR/SmtB family transcription factor, with protein MSSSAQKYDVFQAIADPTRREVLKLLAEKEMPISEITSHFRVTRTAIAKHLHILSEAELVSGRKTGREKRYRLHPEPLAELHEWLSYYEQFWNNKLSMLKHLVEEPNENEK; from the coding sequence GTGTCATCTTCTGCACAAAAATATGATGTTTTTCAGGCTATCGCTGACCCAACGCGACGAGAAGTGTTAAAGCTGCTTGCAGAAAAAGAGATGCCGATCTCAGAAATCACAAGCCATTTTCGAGTAACCCGAACAGCGATTGCCAAACATCTTCACATTCTTTCCGAGGCTGAACTTGTAAGCGGAAGAAAAACAGGAAGAGAAAAAAGGTACAGGCTTCATCCGGAGCCGCTTGCGGAATTACATGAATGGCTTTCCTATTACGAGCAATTCTGGAATAACAAGCTGTCTATGCTGAAGCATCTTGTTGAGGAACCCAATGAAAACGAGAAATGA
- a CDS encoding TAXI family TRAP transporter solute-binding subunit has product MRMSKSLFVVMLLALIMIISACGGNDATSGSGGGSGPKTLRILTGGTGGTYYPLGGSFGDIITDSTDYKATVQSSGASVENMQTLKSGDAEIAFSQTDIATYALKGESMFKDNKIDNVLGLGTLYNETVQLITTEKSGIKSVADLKGKKVSVGAIGSGAYLNATQVLEVHGLTVDDIQAQNLSFDESTEGIQGGSIDAAFVTAGTPTAAVETLSAQNEVVVVPLEADKVKELIEKYPFYSEEVIPNGTYKIGEDVHTVAVKAMLVVQDELDENLVYDITKSIFENTDKIAHAKGKLIKADTALEGIGDLKLHPGAEKYFKEKGVLK; this is encoded by the coding sequence GTGAGAATGAGTAAAAGTTTATTTGTAGTGATGCTGCTTGCTCTTATCATGATTATTTCTGCATGTGGCGGAAACGATGCAACATCGGGTTCCGGCGGTGGCTCTGGGCCAAAAACGCTGCGGATTTTAACAGGCGGAACGGGTGGTACATATTACCCTCTTGGCGGATCGTTTGGAGATATTATTACTGATAGCACAGATTACAAGGCAACTGTTCAGTCATCAGGAGCTTCTGTAGAAAACATGCAAACTTTAAAAAGCGGAGACGCTGAAATAGCATTCTCTCAGACAGATATTGCGACATATGCTTTAAAAGGGGAAAGTATGTTTAAAGATAACAAGATTGATAACGTGCTTGGACTTGGCACGCTATATAACGAAACAGTTCAATTAATTACTACGGAAAAAAGCGGAATTAAATCTGTTGCAGATCTAAAAGGAAAAAAGGTTTCCGTTGGAGCGATCGGTTCCGGTGCTTATCTAAATGCTACTCAAGTTCTTGAAGTTCATGGTTTGACAGTGGATGATATTCAGGCACAAAATCTGTCATTTGATGAGTCAACAGAAGGAATTCAAGGCGGAAGCATTGATGCAGCATTTGTAACAGCCGGAACACCGACTGCGGCAGTTGAAACCCTTTCAGCTCAAAACGAAGTCGTTGTTGTTCCTCTTGAAGCTGACAAAGTGAAAGAGCTTATCGAAAAATATCCTTTCTACTCAGAGGAGGTTATTCCAAACGGCACATACAAGATTGGTGAAGACGTTCATACAGTAGCTGTTAAAGCGATGCTTGTTGTTCAAGATGAGCTTGATGAGAATCTCGTATATGACATCACAAAATCAATTTTTGAAAACACAGATAAAATCGCTCATGCAAAAGGAAAATTAATCAAAGCAGATACTGCACTTGAAGGAATCGGTGACTTAAAGCTGCATCCGGGTGCAGAGAAATATTTCAAAGAAAAAGGCGTATTGAAATAA
- a CDS encoding SRPBCC family protein: protein MMNQTNLQDITQTVVYNAPIEKVWDAVSTSEGIAAWFMPNDFQPEVGHEFHLQSPFGPSPCKVIQLEPPHRLSFTWDTDGWIVTFLLKEMDGKTEFTLIHGGWKQPDTILPKANEKASVIRDRMNHGWIKIIERLGEVVGN, encoded by the coding sequence ATGATGAATCAAACTAATTTGCAGGACATTACACAGACCGTTGTCTACAACGCTCCCATTGAAAAAGTATGGGATGCCGTTTCCACCTCTGAAGGAATTGCCGCATGGTTTATGCCCAATGATTTTCAGCCCGAAGTTGGGCATGAATTTCACTTGCAATCTCCGTTCGGCCCGTCACCATGTAAAGTGATCCAACTGGAGCCCCCTCACCGGCTTTCATTCACATGGGATACAGATGGCTGGATCGTCACTTTCCTATTGAAAGAAATGGATGGTAAAACGGAGTTTACCCTTATCCATGGCGGCTGGAAGCAACCAGACACGATTCTGCCAAAAGCCAATGAAAAAGCCTCTGTCATTCGTGACCGCATGAATCATGGCTGGATAAAGATTATCGAACGCCTGGGAGAGGTTGTTGGAAACTAG